In the Granulosicoccus antarcticus IMCC3135 genome, CACAGCTACAACGTGAGCGATTGTCGATTTCCGGATTATCGCCTGGTTTCCGGATTTGGCACATACACCAACGAGTACGACGGCTACGTCTATATCGGTAATCGCTGGACCGGTTATCGTGGGGAGTTCGATGCGCTGGTTGTCGAGCAAGGGGACACCCGCGAAACGATGACGGCATCGTTGATACAGAACAAGACCGCGCAAGGTCAGTTCCGTCCAGGCGATCCCGATAATGTGCGTCGGTATTTGCGTATCGAAGACGGGGAATACGATTATGAGCAGGGTGACGTCGAGGTTCAAGTGCGTGACTGGAGTCATCGCTTCAACCGCTACGATCCGAATACGGGTGAGAATGCTTTCAATCGTCTGAACTCCACCTTCACTGTGAGCGCAAGCTGGACGGATGGGCAGACACTCGACATCGACGCGGTGTTTGATGGTCGCGGAGAAGAAGCCCCCTGGTTCGATAGCGGTCGCCTGCACATTGTCAGCGACAACGGTGACACGCTCGAAGTACTGGCCGGCACGGGCGATCCGGAGACCTATCAGTTGGTGTCCACCGTGAATGGCGTGACGGTCTCCGAGATACGTCGCTGGGATGTCAATGGCTGCGAGCTCGTCAACACGACTTGGCAGCAGGATCTTGAGCGGGAGCAGTGCGTGTTCATGCCTCCGCTGGGGTGAGGGCATCCGGCCCTAAGGCAGGATGTGAGTGCACTAGCCTTGATGAGACAATAATCAGGCAGCCCTTTGAAGGTTTGACTGCCATCTGATGAAGTTCTTCAGCACCGAGTCGTTGGCTCCCAAGTCCAGCACAGCCTTATCTGATACATTCAGCAGCAGCTCGGCGCGATGAATTAATCGTTGGCGTAAGGTGTTGATATGCTCGTACCGCAGTAGGGTTCGTCGCTTTTGAGTACGAGCTATTTTCACCCCATTAGCCGTGGCTTGCATGGAACGATTGATGTTAAAGGCCATCAAGTTCAACAGCTGCCAGGCGCTGTTGGCATGGTAGTTTTGAGTCGGAACCGCTGCGAAGGCAAAACCGGATTTCAGCTCTCCGTATACTTTCTCGTGAGTGCCGCGCCCGCTCATGAACTTCCACAAGGCCTTGCCGGATAGAGACTTATTGCTGGCCACCGCACTGTATTCGTAGTGACCGTCATCGGGATCGAACAGGTCAAGCTGGAAGTGCCTTGAGCGCTTATGGTTGACCAATCGGCGGTAAACAGTGATCTTCTCGGTTCGCTTCCAGGGTTTGATACGGACCTTGGTTGTGAAAAAATCTACACCCGGCTCTGCCACCGTCCACCACCGGCGGTTCAGGATCCGTTGTTTGAGGCCTAGCCAATCATGCATCGGAGCCTTGCATAGCATATTCCACACGCTCCCGATCCAGCAATTCGAAGACATCTCTGCGAAAAAAGGCACCATCCATGCGCATTTCCCGAATCAACTTGCGGTTTGTGCTGCGCTGGCATTGATCCAGAATACTCTGGATAAAAGCGGGCGATGCTTTGCCATCATGAACGTTTCCTGGTCGGTTAAGCACGCCAAGCATCAAACTGCGGTTGGCCTCATAGGCACTGATTGGATAGTAGCTGGGTACTTTGCGCCGGTGCGGGTTGTATCCCCCGTTCGGCTCCTTCGGTTTGCAAGCCTGTGCAGAGTACCGATCCATCGATATGGATCGTCAGTCTAGGCAGATTCAGGGATCGGATCAGTCGACCCACCAGTTCTTCGTTCACGCGCCGAAGAGCTATCACTGAGCTGTTATCAAACTGTCCCATCCATCGAGCCACGCTGCGGGCACTGGGCAGTTGCTTCAATGAACAGAATTGCTCAACGATGGGATCGCCACGCAGACTATTGATGAAACGCAGTCGCCGACCGCCACTAAACAGCAAGGCCAGAAGGAGCAGAATCATGGTTACTTTGCCGTGGTCGGTGCCCGGCAAATGCTTGAGTGCATGTTGTCGAAGCAAGCTTGGCAAAAGCACTCGGCAACAACTAATGCGCAACAGCTCCAATCCTGCGTAACTGGAGAGTCGATCATCGGAGGCTCGAAACGTCAGATTGCCATTGATTCGACCCTGTGAATCTGTTCTCCATAATCTCACGGGAAGTGACCTCTTGATATTGGAATTTTTGAGCTTGGTAACCCAAGAATATCACTTGCCAGAGGCACTTCTCGTACTTACAACTGCATCAGATCGCTGTTACGTTTTGTCTCATTAAGGCTAGAAGCGAGGGGTTGCCTGATTGTTACAGGTCGCGCTTGATCGGCTTTGCAGGCATGCCACCCTGAATGAGGCGAAGCTTCGGCCGGCCGGGTTTTTTCTCGGCTCGGTCGGGGCGACGGGTATCTACCCGTTCACGACATGACCACTGCGTGAGGCCGGTTCAGGCTTAAGACATCAGCCCAGGTGGGTCGAACACAAATCGCGCGTTCACCTTGTCAGTGGCCAGGTGTTGCTCACAGGCCGTACGAATGAAGTGGTAGCTTGACACTCCGATCTTGTGGGCAGTACCGATGGTACTCAGTATCAGCGACCCGAATTGATCGCCCTGATAGGACTGGCTGGCAAAACTCAGTTTTCACCAGAACACGTATGAGCGCAGATACCGCTCAGCGATATTGTTGCCCAATGGTATGCGGTGGATTCTCGCGACAGCAAGTGAATACACTGGCGTTTAGCTCGCCCATCGATTCGCAATCGCGCACCGCGTTTCAGGATCTGCTGAAAACCTTGCCTCAATCGGTTCATCAGCCGAAAGTAAACGGCCTCTTCGATCTTGCCTTCCTGCCACCGGTGTCGTGTCTGAATAACCGCATGGGAAATCAGTAACAGCCGTCGCCCGATCCTGCCGTCGTTGCCGACACGTTCGTTAAGAGCAAGGATAGTGGATAGATGCTGCCCAAGGAGGAGAGGCGTAGGTTGACTTTGGTGTCAGCTGATATTTGCATGAATGAGTTGAAAAACGCGAGTATTTCGGGCGAATACAAGCATTTTCGTCTAGAGCAATGCGGCGTTTTCTTGTTACTTCGCGTGGGGCGAGGTGAAGGCCTCACTCGAATGGCTTGTGTTTCAGAAGTAGAGGCACTGAATTTGCACCGCATTTCGGAAGCCGGATCCAAGGGTCTGATTCAGTCGACATCCCTGCATTGTCGGGGAGCAGCTATGAGAGCAGCATGCGTCTACCTATACTCGTCATTCTGGCCTTTTTGGTCAGTCTATTTGCGTCTGGAGCTCAGGCCCTGACCTTGTCGGGGACGATATATGGGGGATCCTCGCCCCTGCCGAATGCCACTATCAATGTGTTCGGCTCATCATCATCCACAGCGATTGAAAGTCAGAATAGCAGCGCTGAAGGAGGTTATTCATTCACGCTGGATCCAGGCACCTACCGACTTGCGATCGATCCTCCACCGGGTAGTGAATTTGGCGCTGCAAACGTCCCGAATATTACGCTGGATGGCAATGAGACTCGGAATGTCGCCTTGTTGGCGCAGTCCAATACACTCAGTGGCACGATTACGTTACCTGATGGTACGCCGGTTGTCGGCGGAGAAATCACGATCTACAGGCAGAGTGCACCATACCCGGGAGGGACTCGAGTTGCCAAGGCGAGTACCGATGAGAACGGTGGCTATTCGATTTCGTTGACGCCAGATGTCTACATCATCGGGGTGTATGCATCAAACTCAAATATACCAGGCGATGCGGGTGTTTATAGCGTTAATCGCGTGGCGGAAAATCTGGATCTGTCGAGCGATCTGGAGAAAAATATAGTATTGCCGTACGTGACTGTGAGTGGAACCACGACCGATAGTAACGGCGTGCCGGTAGCGGATGTCGAGGTGGAAATCGAGTATACGAATACACCCAATTACGGTGTGTATGGTGTGGTAACGGTACGCTCGAACGAGCAGGGGGCCTACTCACTGCTCACTCCGGCTTACACATATGATGTTATGCTTCGCCACAGTGGCGTAGGTGGAGAATTTGGTACGACTGAGTATCAAGATGTAGATTTGAACGCAGACACCACCCGTGATTTCGTTATCGAACGAGCTAATACACTTAGTGGCACGATTACGTTGCCTGATGGTACGCCGGTTGTCGGCGGGGAAATCACGATCTACAGGCAGAGTGCACCATACCCGGGAGGGACTCGAGTTGCCAAGGCGAGTACCGATGAGAACGGTGGCTATTCGATTTCGTTGACGCCAGATGTCTACATCATCGGGGTGTATGCATCAAACTCAAATATACCAGGCGATGCGGGTGTTTATAGCGTTAATCGCGTGGCGGAAAATCTGGATCTGTCGAGCGATCTGGAGAAAAATATAGTATTGCCGTACGTGACTGTGAGTGGAACCACGACCGATAGTAACGGCGTGCCGGTAGCGGATGTCGAGGTGGAAATCGAGTATACGAATACACCCAATTACGGTGTGTATGGTGTGGTAACGGTACGCTCGAACGAGCAGGGGGCCTACTCACTGCTCACTCCGGCTTACACATATGATGTTGTGCTTCGCCACAGTGGCGTAGGTGGAGAATTTGGTACGACTGAGTATCAAGATGTAGATTTGAACGCAGACACCACCCGTGATTTCGTTATCGAACGAGCTAATACACTTAGTGGCGCGATTACGTTGCCTGATGGCACGCCGGTTGTCGGTGGAGAAATCACGATCTACAGGCAGAGTGCACCATACCCAGGAGGGACTCGAGTTGCTAAGGCGAGTACCGATGAGAACGGTGGCTATTCAATTTCGTTGACGCCAGACGTCTACATTATCGGGGTGTATGCATCAAACTCGAATATACTAGGCGATGCGGGTGTTTATAGCGTTAATCGCGCGGCGGAAAATCTGGATCTGTCGAGCGATCTTGAGAAAAATATAGTATTGCCGTACGTGACTGTGAGTGGAACCACGACCGATAGTAACGGCGTGCCGGTGGCGGATGTCGAGGTGAAAGTAGGGTATGCAAATACACCCAATTACGGTGTGTATGGTGTGGTGACGGCACGCTCGAACGATCAGGGTGCTTACACGTTTGTCACTCCAGCATACAGTTACGAGCTACTGATATCCCCTCCTGGTAACAGCGGATTTGCTACCGCGGCAATAGATGATGTGGACCTTACCCAAGACACGAAACAGGACGTCGTTCTCATTTTTGATGATGTGACGGAACCCGAGATCCTCGCCGGCCCATTTATCAATGCGGTCAATGAGACGTCGGCTGTAGTCGAGTGGCAGACCGACGAGCCGACCACCGCCGAAGTCAGCATCGGAGGGGTGCGGGTAGCCCCGTCAGGGTATCGGCGTTTTCACAGTGTCCCTGTGTCCGGACTGACATCGGATACGGTCTATACGGCGTCTGTGTCGTCCGTCGATAAACATGGCAACGGTCCTGTTCAACGCAATTCTGATGAGTTTCGTACCAAGGTTTTGGCAGACTTGACAGCACCGACGTTCGTAGCAGGCCCGGTAGTTAGTGTAATGGGCCCCGATCGAGTAAATGTACAGTGGACAACCTCTGAGCCATCGACGAGCGAGCTGAGTTTCGGTGAGGTCGAACTGACACAGACCCGTTCGCTTGCCGGTTTGCGGAGCATCCACGAGATAGAGATCGACGGACTCCTTGCCGATACGCGCTACGGCATCAAGGTCTTTGCCTCGGATAGAAGTTCAAATGGACCAACGGAAAGCGAGGTGCTGAATTTTCAGACTCATGCTTTGCTTGATGCAGATGCACCTATCATTGTGGCTGGTCCGTTGCTGAGCGACATTACTGACACCGAAGCAACTATCATCTGGACGACCAATGAGCCTTCGGTAAGTGGTTTGACGCTCTACGATGGCGAGCACTATGAAGTTCATGGTGACGAGACCCTGACCTTGGAACATGAGATCCGTTTGACCGGTCTCGAGGCTGACTTTACATACGATTTCACCGTGTCGGCAACAGACGATTCTGGTAACGGCCCTACGTTGAGCGGTAAAAGACAGTTCCGCACACAATCCGCGCCGGACGAGCAAGCACCAGTCCTGGCCGTTGCCGTCACCGTATTCGCCACAACGCATCATTCCACACAGGTTCGCTGGCGCCTTGATGAGCCCTCCATCGGTGTTGTCGAGTACGGATTGTCCCCGGGTGCTCTGACTATGTTCGCTGGAAAGGCCGCACTGAGCACGAATCAGGTGGTACACCTTTCGGACCTGCAGAAAAATACTCGCTATTACTTTCGCGTGCGATCGACTGATTCCAGCGGGAATGAGTGGGTTTCCGATGTCGACTCGTTCCAAACGCGGAACAAGCGAGATAAGCACAACCCAAGATTCACTGAAGTGCCGGTTGTGACCGGTCGAAACAAGAGTGCAGTGACGCTTGCCTGGTCCGGTAACGAGCCGACCAGCGCAGTGATCGAATACGAGGGAGAGACGGGATTGCTCCGTCATACTTTGCCAGAGCTTGCAGTCAATCATCAAGTGACCCTGGCAGGGCTCAAGGCCAATCGAGAGTACCAGTTTGCGGTAGAGCTCTCTGACAGTCAGGGCAATGAGCTTGTTTTCAACAGCCGTGCCAGTGGTTTGCGTTCGCGCGCTCTTCCAGTTACAGACAGCAGACTGTTAGACGATGAAGCGATTACCGGATTCTCCACCGCAACCGAGGCAGATTTGATTTCGCCGTTGTTTGTTGACGCACCATCCATAGTCGCAGCGTCTTCCGATCGTGTACTGCTTCGCTGGAGGACAGATGAGCCAAGTACCGCTGCATTGAATTTCGGTAAGGCAGGATTACCCGCCGACAGTGCACTCGCTCGACTCGACTACCGCACTGAGCATTTGATGGTTCTTTCAAATCTACAGTCTGGAATAAGCTACGACCTGAGCATCGAGGCCGTTGATATGTCAGGCAACGTCAGTTCCACGTCTTTGAGCGGATTCACCTCGTCGGGGCAGGCAGATGATATGACTCCGGAACTCACGGAGCAGCCGTCAGTTGATTCGGTCTATGACAGCGAGGCCACAATAAGTTGGCAGGCGGGGGAGTACTCGATTGCCACAGCCACCTGCACGAGTGCCATTGACGGGGCGAGTTGGAGCGCTTCTGCGCAAGAGTGGGCGATGGCCGGTCAGTTGACGGTTGATGGGCTGAGTTCTGGGAGTGATTACGAGTGCCATATTCGTCTGGTTGATCTCGCTGGGAATCAACATGTGAGTGAGAACGTATCGTTTGTCACCTCAGGTTTGTCGCCAGACGAAGACGGAGACGGGTTGACAAATGCTGAAGAGATTGTTATTGGCACTGACGCATCCAATTCGGACAGTGATGGAGACGGTGTTGTCGACGGTATCGATCACTTCCCGCTGGATTCAGAAGAAAGTCGAGATACTGATAATGATGGAGAAGGTGACAACGCAGATATTGACGATGATGGTGATACGCTGCCAGACACCTACGAAATCGCTAACGGACTTCTACCGCTCGACTCTTCTGACGCTAGCGCTGACGCCGATGGTGACGGGTGGAGCAATCTGACTGAGTACTCGCAAGGGACCGAGGTTACTCAAGACGACAACCCTCCGGATATTATTGTGCCAGCGTACCTCGTGACAGAATCGACTGGCGCCATGACCGATGTAGACGTAGGGGTGGCAATGGCGATCGATGCTGCTGATGGTCCACTGTCAGTTGCGCTGGATAATTCAGGCCCTTATATACCTGGAAGACATGTCCTTACATGGTCTGCGGTTGACACAGCGGGTAACAGCAGCGAAGAGCAGCAGATTATTGATGTTTTACCAATCATCTCGTTCGGTGTTTCTCGTGAGGTTGGTGAAGGTAGTAGTACCTACATAGATGTGATGCTGAACGGACAACCTGTGAGTTACCCGGTCACCGTTGCCTTCGACGTTCTTGGTACTGCCGTCGAGGGGGTGGATTACCAGCTCTCGAACGACAACCGGTTTTTTACGATAGAACAAGGGCTTGGAGCTCGAATAGGGATTGAAACATTTGTCGACACTGAGCAGGAAGGTGATGAAGTAGTAGAGATAGTGTTTGGTGCTATCGAAAATGCAGTTTCGGGTGTAAATGATATCTACCAAATGACCATTCGAGAGGAAAATCTTCCACCGAGTGTCAGCATAAGCTTTGAGCAAGCCGGTCGCGCAGTCAGCGTGGTGACCGCTACTGGTGGCATGGTGAACGTAACTGCATCGATAACGGATGGTAATCCCGGCGATAGCCACACTTTCGATTGGATGTTGACTGATGCTGATCTGCAGGGCGAAGGGATTGCCGGAGATGCAAGTTTCGTGTTTGATCCCTCTTTTCTGAATGAACGATTGTATCGACTGAACGTTCGAATTGTTGACAACGGTGAACCTGCTCTCGCGGCGGCTGGAGCTAATGCCATTGTTGTGAAATCGGTAGCACCGGAACTTGCCGCAGTGTCTGATAGCGATGCCGATGGAATCGACGACTCTCTTGAGGGAATGGCAGACGATGACGGTGATCGGATACCCGACTATCTTGATTCAGCCACAATTGCCAATTTGATGCCAGTGGCTATGAATGAGCGTTTATTGCAAGGCGAACCAGGCGTATCGTTGCGTTTGGGATTAGCTGCCTTTGCCGCAGGACAAACGGGTGCCAGGATTGGCGTTCGAACGCAAGATGAGGTACCTGATGAAGGAGAATCGGCATTGCCGGTTGCCGAGTCAGAGTTTGATTACCCAGGTGGCGTGTTCGATTTTGAGATAGCGGGAGTCGAGCCCGGTGCAGCCAGTTCCATCGTAATACCATTGGATGCTGTCATTTCAGCGGGAGCGGAGTACAGGAAGTATTCCGTGACCAATGGTTGGAGCCGTTTCCTGGAAATTAATGGAAATCGGGTTAGTTCAGCTGCGGGTGGGGAGAGTTGTCCCGCACCAGGTGACATTGCTTTCACTCCCGGTTTGACGGCAGGGCATCGTTGTGTGCAACTTACCATTGTCGACGGTGGGCCTAACGATGCTGATGGGGTAGCTGACGGTGTGGTACAGGATCCAGGTGGAGTGGCGGTGCCTGCATCGGTTGCTAATGAACCGGACGGCAGCGATGGAGGTGATGTGATTGATGTGGATGACGTAGCGGATGTCACGGATACTCCGGATGTGCCAGATGTTCCGGATGTGCCGGATGTGCCGGATGTGCCGGATGTGCCGGATGTGCCGGATGTGCCCGATGTGCCCGATGTGCCCGATGTGCCAGATGTGCCAGATGTGCCAGATGTGCCAGATGTGCCAGATGTGCCGGATGTGCCAGATGTGCCAGATGTGCCGAATGTGCCGAATGTGCCGAATGTGCCGAATGTGCCAGATGTGCCAGATGTGCCAGATGTGCCCGATGTGCCGAATGTGCCAGATGTGCCAGATGTGCCAGATGTGCCAGATGTGCCGGATGTGCCGGATGTGCCGGATGTGCCAGATGTGCCAGATGTGCCAGACGTGCCAGATGTGCCAGATGTGCCAGATGTGCCGGATGTCACCGCCGATACAAGCGTTCCTCCTATTGGCCCCAGTGCTGCGAACGAGGTAACGGAAGGTGGTGGCTCTGAAACTTCAAGCTCAATAGCCGTTGGAGGCGGCATGACGGGGTTTCTGATTTTATGGCTGCTTTTTGGACAACTTCTATGTCGGAGTTCGAAACTGCGCGCTGAAGTTCAGTAACTCATGGCTTCCGAACGCGTCTGGCACCGCCACGACGCGTTCGGCCTGCGCTACGAAATCCGTCTAGATTGAAATTGAGGGCAATCAGGTTCAGCAACTGAGAGGCTCTGAGTATCACCCTATCTCTTGATCGACCCACTAGTGCTAGAAGGAAGGTAAGCGATCCATCACGCCCAGTCCTATCCTGTAACGATTAAGGAGGATTTTTTTGTACAGGACTCGGTTGGCTGTGGTAAAGCGTCGCAGCCTGTTCCACGCTCAGCTGCCAGGGCAGTAACGCCTCGATGTCTTCCAGCGACTGGGCATTGGGTATTTGCGCCAATACCGCTGTCATGTAATGCAACGGGTTGTGGTTACTGGCTTTTGCGCTTTCCAAAAGGCTGTAAATCATCGCACTTGAGGCTGCACCGGCCGGTGTATCTGAGAACATGAAATTTTTACGAGCCAACGCCACCGTTTTGGCCACGTGCTCGGTGAGTATGTTCGATATCGGCAATCGCCCGTCATCACAATAGCGACGCAGGCCAGCCTCGTGTTTGATCAGGTAGTTGAGCGCCGTGCGTGTCTTGGCGTGCCGCACCCCTAGTGTCTGAACCTGCTTCGCCCACTCCATGAACGTGTCCCAGATCGGCACCGCCTCTCGCTGACGTTTTTCCAATCGGTATTGGGGTGGCAACTCAAGGATTTCCTTCTCAAGTTTGTAGAGCTGCTTGTAGAAGGCGATAGCCTTCGTCGCTACCCACTCCTCGCTTGTTTCATTCTTCTTGCGTTTGGGGGCGTTGCGCCCGGCCTCGACAAACTTACGTCTCGAATGTGAGTTATCAGGAGCACAAGATAATGACCACTATCTGGAGTCGTTTTTTATCACGAGCTGTGAAGAAAAGAACATCAGATTAGGATGTAATTGAGTTTTTCACTCAAGATAAAAACCATCTTTTAGTGATACCGGAAAGATGAAAACACCTGGCTTCAAGCTCCATGCAGTTTTCTTCACTGACTCTATTCCTGCTGTTTCCCAGAACGAACCGACGCAACAGGTTTCCATTGTCAGGTTCGTCGTAATGTCTCTGCTAGTTGTACTGGCACTGGCATTACCTACATCACAACGGATGACGGTAGTATCTACGCCGATAGGAGAAGTGCCACTGAGCAACTATGCCTTGTCGCGTGGGGTGAGGTTTGATTGATGGCCTTTTTTACTTTCCGCCGTTACACATCGCCCAAGAATGTTGGCGACGCCATCGCGGGACCAAGGCTGCCCTAGGGCGTTGAAAAACAGTATATTCTTGGGCTCACCTAAGCACACATGCTGCCATTGGTTCTGGTTTTATCTTGACGAAATTGCGAGTTATACGTTATTCACTAAGGCTTAAAGGCTTGTCACTCGTGATAAAAAACGACTCCAGATAGTGGTCATTACAAAGGACGGTTACCAGTTCATTCTTGCTAACAATGGCATTGAAGCTCGGTGCCGCATCGACAACCAGATAGCCTTTGAATTCTTCGAGTAGCATCGAAGCCACAGCCGAGCCCTTGGACACGTTGTAATCCAGTAGCACCACCGGTGTCTC is a window encoding:
- a CDS encoding transposase: MDRYSAQACKPKEPNGGYNPHRRKVPSYYPISAYEANRSLMLGVLNRPGNVHDGKASPAFIQSILDQCQRSTNRKLIREMRMDGAFFRRDVFELLDRERVEYAMQGSDA
- a CDS encoding fibronectin type III domain-containing protein — protein: MRLPILVILAFLVSLFASGAQALTLSGTIYGGSSPLPNATINVFGSSSSTAIESQNSSAEGGYSFTLDPGTYRLAIDPPPGSEFGAANVPNITLDGNETRNVALLAQSNTLSGTITLPDGTPVVGGEITIYRQSAPYPGGTRVAKASTDENGGYSISLTPDVYIIGVYASNSNIPGDAGVYSVNRVAENLDLSSDLEKNIVLPYVTVSGTTTDSNGVPVADVEVEIEYTNTPNYGVYGVVTVRSNEQGAYSLLTPAYTYDVMLRHSGVGGEFGTTEYQDVDLNADTTRDFVIERANTLSGTITLPDGTPVVGGEITIYRQSAPYPGGTRVAKASTDENGGYSISLTPDVYIIGVYASNSNIPGDAGVYSVNRVAENLDLSSDLEKNIVLPYVTVSGTTTDSNGVPVADVEVEIEYTNTPNYGVYGVVTVRSNEQGAYSLLTPAYTYDVVLRHSGVGGEFGTTEYQDVDLNADTTRDFVIERANTLSGAITLPDGTPVVGGEITIYRQSAPYPGGTRVAKASTDENGGYSISLTPDVYIIGVYASNSNILGDAGVYSVNRAAENLDLSSDLEKNIVLPYVTVSGTTTDSNGVPVADVEVKVGYANTPNYGVYGVVTARSNDQGAYTFVTPAYSYELLISPPGNSGFATAAIDDVDLTQDTKQDVVLIFDDVTEPEILAGPFINAVNETSAVVEWQTDEPTTAEVSIGGVRVAPSGYRRFHSVPVSGLTSDTVYTASVSSVDKHGNGPVQRNSDEFRTKVLADLTAPTFVAGPVVSVMGPDRVNVQWTTSEPSTSELSFGEVELTQTRSLAGLRSIHEIEIDGLLADTRYGIKVFASDRSSNGPTESEVLNFQTHALLDADAPIIVAGPLLSDITDTEATIIWTTNEPSVSGLTLYDGEHYEVHGDETLTLEHEIRLTGLEADFTYDFTVSATDDSGNGPTLSGKRQFRTQSAPDEQAPVLAVAVTVFATTHHSTQVRWRLDEPSIGVVEYGLSPGALTMFAGKAALSTNQVVHLSDLQKNTRYYFRVRSTDSSGNEWVSDVDSFQTRNKRDKHNPRFTEVPVVTGRNKSAVTLAWSGNEPTSAVIEYEGETGLLRHTLPELAVNHQVTLAGLKANREYQFAVELSDSQGNELVFNSRASGLRSRALPVTDSRLLDDEAITGFSTATEADLISPLFVDAPSIVAASSDRVLLRWRTDEPSTAALNFGKAGLPADSALARLDYRTEHLMVLSNLQSGISYDLSIEAVDMSGNVSSTSLSGFTSSGQADDMTPELTEQPSVDSVYDSEATISWQAGEYSIATATCTSAIDGASWSASAQEWAMAGQLTVDGLSSGSDYECHIRLVDLAGNQHVSENVSFVTSGLSPDEDGDGLTNAEEIVIGTDASNSDSDGDGVVDGIDHFPLDSEESRDTDNDGEGDNADIDDDGDTLPDTYEIANGLLPLDSSDASADADGDGWSNLTEYSQGTEVTQDDNPPDIIVPAYLVTESTGAMTDVDVGVAMAIDAADGPLSVALDNSGPYIPGRHVLTWSAVDTAGNSSEEQQIIDVLPIISFGVSREVGEGSSTYIDVMLNGQPVSYPVTVAFDVLGTAVEGVDYQLSNDNRFFTIEQGLGARIGIETFVDTEQEGDEVVEIVFGAIENAVSGVNDIYQMTIREENLPPSVSISFEQAGRAVSVVTATGGMVNVTASITDGNPGDSHTFDWMLTDADLQGEGIAGDASFVFDPSFLNERLYRLNVRIVDNGEPALAAAGANAIVVKSVAPELAAVSDSDADGIDDSLEGMADDDGDRIPDYLDSATIANLMPVAMNERLLQGEPGVSLRLGLAAFAAGQTGARIGVRTQDEVPDEGESALPVAESEFDYPGGVFDFEIAGVEPGAASSIVIPLDAVISAGAEYRKYSVTNGWSRFLEINGNRVSSAAGGESCPAPGDIAFTPGLTAGHRCVQLTIVDGGPNDADGVADGVVQDPGGVAVPASVANEPDGSDGGDVIDVDDVADVTDTPDVPDVPDVPDVPDVPDVPDVPDVPDVPDVPDVPDVPDVPDVPDVPDVPDVPDVPDVPNVPNVPNVPNVPDVPDVPDVPDVPNVPDVPDVPDVPDVPDVPDVPDVPDVPDVPDVPDVPDVPDVPDVTADTSVPPIGPSAANEVTEGGGSETSSSIAVGGGMTGFLILWLLFGQLLCRSSKLRAEVQ
- a CDS encoding transposase domain-containing protein; its protein translation is MFSDTPAGAASSAMIYSLLESAKASNHNPLHYMTAVLAQIPNAQSLEDIEALLPWQLSVEQAATLYHSQPSPVQKNPP